In the genome of Cryptomeria japonica chromosome 8, Sugi_1.0, whole genome shotgun sequence, one region contains:
- the LOC131045859 gene encoding uncharacterized alpha-1,2-galactosyltransferase C1289.13c — protein sequence MGGVSAPCPQRRPAVPEGVRHFSRDFMGITVQDSFKGDPDIKHRCWILSQRFFRPLVYAAASMIIVTLLLIHGSGLVLFRANNLGRQCFENPIKNRDSLRKYNIAMVTASDESGSNPSRSFQGLMKLVEPNKKSYAERHGYEFIDASDVVDKNRPPSWSKILAVRNNLPNYDWIFWNDADSLVTNPNISLEDVLYSITGDMDYEKMPDFIVTEDVTGVNAGMFFFRNSEWSRMFLDRWWNQTSFIRPLGQSKSGDNDALKHLIRTMDPDEKRHVRIPRMQCVFNSNMWSPSWKSSHRLMTLTKTVWRGVYAKGDFMVHLAGLNDKKKWVTKILHQIEEEEGMFKDRIFRDLNMIRF from the exons aTGGGAGGGGTTTCTGCACCGTGTCCACAGAGGAGGCCTGCAGTGCCTGAAGGGGTTAGACATTTTTCGAGAGATTTTATGGGCATTACTGTGCAGGACTCTTTCAAGGGAGACCCTGATATAAAGCACAGGTGCTGGATCTTATCACAGAGGTTTTTTAGGCCTCTTGTGTACGCGGCAGCATCTATGATTATTGTAACCCTGCTTTTGATCCATGGCTCTGGGTTGGTTCTATTCAGAGCCAATAACCTGGGGAGGCAGTGCTTTGAAAACCCAATTAAGAATAGGGATAGTTTGAGGAAATATAATATTGCAATGGTGACCGCCTCGGATGAGTCTGGCAGTAATCCTTCAAGGTCTTTTCAGGGTCTGATGAAATTGGTGGAGCCGAATAAGAAGAGCTATGCAGAGAGACATGGATATGAGTTTATTGATGCCAGTGATGTTGTTGACAAGAACAGGCCCCCTAGTTGGAGTAAGATCTTGGCGGTCAGGAATAATCTGCCCAATTATGATTGGATCTTCTGGAATGATGCG GATTCCTTGGTGActaatccaaacatatccctt GAAGATGTATTGTATTCAATTACGGGAGATATGGACTACGAAAAGATGCCTGATTTTATTGTGACAGAGGATGTGACAGGTGTCAATGCAG GGATGTTCTTTTTTCGCAACTCTGAGTGGAGTAGAATGTTTTTGGATCGCTGGTGGAATCAAACTAGCTTCATTCGTCCACTTGGACAATCTAAAAGTGGTGACAATGATGCCTTGAAGCATTTAATTAGGACGATGGATCCAGATGAGAAAAGACATGTTCGTATTCCACGGATGCAGTGTGTATTCAATTCAAACATGTGGTCTCCTTCATGGAAGAGCAGCCATCGACTGATGACATTAACGAAAACTGTTTGGCGAG GTGTTTATGCTAAAGGAGACTTTATGGTACATTTAGCGGGACTCAATGATAAAAAAAAGTGGGTTACAAAGATTCTGCATCAAATTGAAGAGGAGGAGGGCATGTTCAAGGATAGAATTTTCAGAGATTTAAACATGATTCGGTTTTAA